A window of Panicum virgatum strain AP13 chromosome 8K, P.virgatum_v5, whole genome shotgun sequence contains these coding sequences:
- the LOC120644439 gene encoding protein NO VEIN-like, whose amino-acid sequence MSPSWGPAPAPAPPLSPREHVERIRRERYFIGRGEQNPLAEDMHQAVNYLSQELYSKDVHFLMELVQNAEDNVYPSEVVPSLEFLITSKDITGSGASSTLLIFNNERGFSSTNMESICRVGKSTNKGNRHSFLYQSIPSSLIEKNVCFSCWQN is encoded by the exons ATGTCGCCGTCCtgggggccggcgccggcgccggctccgccgctgtcgccgcggGAGCATGTGGAGAGGATCCGGCGGGAGCGCTACTTCATCGGGCGCGGCGAGCAGAACCCGCTGGCGGAGGACATGCACCAGGCCGTCAACTACCTCAGCCAGGAGCTCTACTCCAAGGACGTCCACTTCCTCATGGAGCTCGTGCAG AATGCAGAAGACAATGTATATCCTTCTGAAGTAGTACCTTCCTTGGAGTTTCTAATTACATCCAAGGATATTACCGGATCTGGTGCATCTTCAACTTTACTCATCTTCAACAATGAGAGGGGCTTTTCATCAACTAATATGGAGTCCATCTGTCGTGTCGGGAAGTCAACAAACAAGGGAAATAGACACAGCTTTTTATACCAGTCTATTCCTTCTTCATTAATTGAAAAAAATGTTTGCTTTTCATGTTGGCAAAATTAG